The following coding sequences are from one Arachis hypogaea cultivar Tifrunner chromosome 7, arahy.Tifrunner.gnm2.J5K5, whole genome shotgun sequence window:
- the LOC112766909 gene encoding putative pentatricopeptide repeat-containing protein At1g64310 has translation MLIRFHWLQSELSNCICKSLLRAKQLHALLLRTHLLEDPFYATKLVRLYAANNDIHSAYQVFDESSTRSVYLWNSIIRAYAQSSRFDSAISLFRTMFGADISPDNYTYACVIRACCDNFDFGMLRLVHGAAVASGFGMDPICCSALVAAYSKLGFVNDAHRVFNGIAAPDLVLWNSLISGYVCSGSWEIGMQMFNSMRHVGGKPDGFTLAGLLGGITDSSLMSIGQGLHGLSLKSGLDSDSHVGSLLVSMYSRCKCMASAYSVFFSIFQPDLVTWSALIAGYSMSGEYEKALFYFRKLNKGNKKPDSVLIASALAAIAQAANIGPGYEIHGYVIRHGFESDVKVSSALVDMYSKCGFLHLGTRVFRIMPERNIVSYNSIISGLGLHGCASESFKMFDEMLAKGLMPDEATFCALLCACCHAGLVKDGREIFHRMKDEFHIMAMPEHYVFMVKLLGSAGHLEEAYKLVQSLPEPVDKAILGALLSCCNSSGNSKMAEKVAQQLFESNPDDNAYSVMLSNIYAGDGRWDEAKNLRDRITGGQRKMPGLSWTEGSFC, from the coding sequence ATGTTGATTCGGTTCCATTGGCTTCAATCTGAACTCAGCAACTGCATATGCAAGTCACTTTTGAGGGCTAAGCAGTTACATGCTTTGCTTTTAAGGACCCATCTCTTAGAGGATCCCTTTTATGCAACTAAACTTGTTAGGCTCTATGCTGCCAACAATGACATTCACtctgcataccaagtgtttgatgaaagttCTACAAGAAGTGTCTACCTTTGGAACTCCATCATTCGTGCTTATGCTCAGTCCAGTAGATTTGACAGTGCAATCTCCTTGTTTAGAACCATGTTTGGAGCTGATATAAGCCCTGACAATTACACTTATGCTTGCGTTATTCGCGCGTGCTGCGACAACTTTGATTTTGGCATGCTGAGACTAGTTCATGGAGCTGCTGTGGCTTCTGGGTTTGGAATGGACCCTATTTGCTGCAGTGCTCTTGTGGCAGCATACTCAAAGCTTGGTTTTGTTAATGATGCACATAGAGTGTTCAATGGCATCGCTGCACCCGATTTGGTTTTGTGGAATTCACTGATTTCTGGTTATGTGTGCTCTGGCTCTTGGGAGATAGGGATGCAAATGTTTAACTCGATGCGACATGTTGGGGGGAAGCCAGATGGATTTACACTTGCTGGATTGCTTGGTGGGATCACAGATTCTAGCTTGATGAGTATTGGCCAAGGATTACATGGTTTAAGCTTAAAGAGTGGGCTAGATTCTGATTCCCATGTAGGTAGTTTACTGGTGAGTATGTACTCAAGATGCAAGTGCATGGCATCAGCATATAGCGTCTTTTTCAGTATTTTCCAGCCTGATTTGGTCACCTGGTCTGCTCTTATTGCTGGCTATTCGATGTCCGGGGAGTATGAGAAGGCCTTGTTCTATTTCAGGAAATTAAACAAGGGAAACAAGAAGCCTGACTCTGTTTTGATTGCTAGTGCATTGGCTGCTATAGCTCAGGCAGCGAATATAGGACCCGGATATGAGATACATGGTTATGTTATTCGGCATGGATTCGAATCAGATGTCAAGGTCTCTTCAGCTCTTGTAGATATGTATTCAAAGTGTGGCTTCTTGCACTTGGGAACTCGAGTTTTCAGGATAATGCCAGAACGGAATATAGTTTCTTATAATTCCATTATTTCTGGTCTTGGTTTGCATGGATGTGCTTCTGAGTCTTTTAAGATGTTTGATGAGATGTTGGCAAAAGGATTAATGCCTGATGAAGCCACATTTTGCGCTCTCCTTTGTGCTTGTTGTCACGCTGGCCTTGTCAAAGACGGCCGGGAGATTTTCCATCGAATGAAAGATGAATTTCACATCATGGCTATGCCTGAGCACTATGTTTTCATGGTTAAGCTTCTTGGCAGTGCTGGCCACTTAGAAGAGGCTTACAAACTCGTTCAGTCCTTACCGGAACCAGTAGACAAGGCCATCCTTGGAGCCCTATTATCATGCTGTAATTCTAGTGGAAATTCCAAGATGGCAGAAAAAGTAGCTCAGCAACTTTTTGAAAGTAATCCTGATGATAATGCTTACAGCGTTATGCTTTCTAATATATATGCAGGTGATGGGAGGTGGGACGAGGCAAAGAACTTGAGAGACAGAATAACAGGAGGTCAGAGAAAAATGCCCGGACTGAGCTGGACTGAAGGAAGTTTCTGCTAA
- the LOC112766813 gene encoding histone deacetylase 6 — protein MEKIVSEYDGGASLPSQSCRDANERKVTYFYEPTIGDYFYGHGHPMKPHRIRMAHSLIVHYGLHRLLYINRPLPASASDVRRFHSDDYVQFLSTVSPDLAVAAHANHSNYRTLRRYNVGDDCPVFDGLFNFCCVSAGASIGAAVALNLGDADIAVNWAGGLHHAKKAEASGFCYVNDIVLGILELLKIHKRVLYVDIDVHHGDGVEEAFYTTDRVMTVSFHKYGDFFPGSGHIKDIGVGEGKNYSLNVPLNDGMDDESFRGLFRPIIQKVMEVYQPDAVVLQCGADSLSGDRLGCFNLSVKGHADCVRFLRSFNVPLMLLGGGGYTIRNVARCWCYETAVAVGVELDNKLPFNEYYEYFGPQYVLHYKPSRQDNLNKPRDLEKIRIKLLERLSRLSHAPSAPFQTTPSVTNVPEEEEEDMDVRPNCRLWNGQDFDSDNDEDVENTKSSNSAG, from the exons atggagaagATAGTGAGTGAGTATGATGGTGGTGCCTCGCTACCTTCACAATCATGCAGAGACGCGAACGAAAGAAAGGTGACGTACTTCTACGAACCCACCATTGGAGACTACTTCTACGGTCATGGTCATCCAATGAAGCCTCACCGGATCCGCATGGCTCACAGCCTCATCGTCCATTACGGCCTCCACCGCCTTTTGTACATCAACCGTCCCTTACCGGCTTCCGCCTCCGACGTCCGCCGCTTCCACTCCGATGACTACGTTCAATTCCTTTCCACTGTCTCGCCGGACCTCGCTGTCGCCGCCCATGCCAACCACTCCAATTACCGCACGCTCCGGCGATACAACGTTGGCGACGATTGCCCCGTTTTTGACGGCCTCTTTAACTTCTGCTGTGTCTCCGCCGGCGCCTCCATCGGCGCCGCCGTCGCACTCAACCTTGGTGATGCTGATATTGCTGTTAATTGGGCTGGTGGCCTCCACCATGCCAAGAAAGCTGAGGCTTCGGGATTCTGTTATGTTAACGACATCGTTCTTGGGATTCTTGAGCTCCTCAAGATTCACAAg CGTGTGCTGTATGTTGACATTGATGTTCACCACGGTGATGGCGTTGAGGAGGCCTTTTACACTACTGATAGAGTGATGACAGTGTCTTTCCATAAGTATGGGGATTTTTTCCCAGGCAGTGGGCACATTAAAGACATTGGGGTGGGCGAAGGAAAGAATTATTCTCTGAATGTTCCACTAAATGATGGAATGGATGATGAAAGTTTCCGTGGCCTGTTTCGTCCCATCATTCAAAAAGTCATGGAGGTTTATCAACCTGATGCAGTTGTTCTTCAATGTGGAGCTGATTCGCTGTCAGGTGACAGGTTGGGTTGCTTCAACTTGTCTGTGAAGGGTCATGCAGATTGTGTTCGTTTCCTTAGATCATTCAATGTTCCTCTGATGCTTTTAGGTGGGGGAGGATATACGATTCGTAATGTTGCTCGCTGTTGGTGTTACGAG ACAGCGGTAGCAGTGGGAGTTGAGCTTGATAATAAATTGCCTTTCAATGAATACTATGAGTATTTTGGCCCTCAATATGTTCTTCATTACAAGCCTTCGAGACAGGATAACCTAAACAAGCCCAGAGATCTCGAAAAGATTAG GATCAAGTTACTAGAACGGCTCTCCAGACTTAGCCATGCACCCAGTGCTCCTTTTCAGACAACTCCGTCGGTTACAAATGTTCCAGAAGAG GAAGAAGAGGATATGGATGTAAGACCAAATTGTCGCCTATGGAACGGTCAAGATTTTGATTCGGATAATGATGAAGATGTGGAGAATACAAAATCTTCAAACTCAGCTGGCTGA
- the LOC112766814 gene encoding uncharacterized protein: MEGKQFLLKSMVTLIVLFLLVGHPTPAVSELSSDGYEMVLPTSVATRGSLGWLHMNGGRVSMEDSEGRFVGLSDRRSLRSNPLRPPSPHQSPTTKYKSPPPRPPPPPPPPPPPPPPPPPPHHHHHHHHHHHHHHHHHHHHHHHHHHHHHHHPCNPPPF, translated from the exons ATGGAAGGTAAACAGTTTCTGTTGAAGTCAATGGTAACTTTGATAGTGTTATTCCTTCTTGTTGGTCACCCAACTCCAGCAGTTTCTGAACTCTCATCCGATG GCTATGAGATGGTGTTACCCACATCGGTTGCAACTCGTGGCAGCCTTGGGTGGCTACATATGAATGGTGGAAGAGTAAGTATGGAGGATTCGGAGGGAAGATTCGTCGGCCTAAGTGATCGGAGGAGTCTAAGATCGAATCCGTTGCGGCCACCATCTCCTCATCAAAGTCCAACAACAAAATATAAATCCCCTCCTCCTCggccaccacctcctcctcctcctcctcctcctcctcctcctcctcctcctcctcctcatcatcatcatcatcatcatcatcatcatcatcatcatcatcatcatcatcatcatcatcatcatcatcatcatcatcatcatcatcatcatccttgtAATCCTCCACCATTTTAA